In Beggiatoa leptomitoformis, the genomic window AAATGCCCGCGCAAAAGCAATGCCTGCAATATCTAATACTGATTCGCGCATCCCAACGACATGCGGTAAACCGATATTTACCAACGATTGCGCCAAACCTGTACTTAAATCTGCCGATGCACTTTGTCCCGATTCGCACGCCGACAACACAACACACTGCACCCCCTGCCCGCGAAAAGCCTTTGCCAGCTCGCTATCGCGCACCATCACAGCATTGCCATTGTCATCCTCGAAACAAAATTCGCCATATTTTTCCGTTAAATGCTGTTCGTCATGAAACACCCCATGCCCGCTTAAAAACACCACATCAAACCCTTGTTTTAAAAACTGTTGTAAAGTCTGAAAGCGTCCATCGTCTGGCACTTCTAACTGTACAATACCGCGCTGAACTGGCTCGAGTAAGGCTTCTAAAACATGGGCTTGTTCATTTTCAACATTTAATCGCCCCTGTTCGGTGAGATTTTCGGGCAAACTGGTGAATAACAGGACTTTTAAGGGGCGTTGCTGAATAGGCGTTACAACACATTGCGTCGGAACACGGCGCGACAGGGTAAAATGTGGCTGTTTGGCTAAAAAACCATGTTGCGGATGGTATAAACATTCCCATGCAAGCTGTTGCAGTTGTGCGTCTTGGCTTTCGAGAATAATCGGTAATATAGCGGGGCAAGCTTGTCGATAAGCGGTATCAAATGCCTCGTCGATATTTAAAGCCCGCCATAAATCCAACCCAAAGGCTTTTAATTCATTTTCTTCAATTTTCTGCCGATTGGCATACCGCAAAGCAAAATCAGCCGAAACCCGACGACGGGCAGGGGTGTATAACTCAGCGGGAGGATTGATGATAAACGGGGAGACATGGACTTGTTGGGGCATGGTCTGGGCTCGCAGGGGATAATATGGCTTATTCTTAGTGATTTAGCCCCAATATGCAAGTAAGACTGATGAACGTGTATTTTACTAAACCAGATAAAAACGGATAACACCATTTGAAGCGGTGATATCCGTCTTGGTTGTTAAACTTGGGTTAAATTAAAGTCGCAATAATTCTGCAAGGCTTTGTTCTGTATTAATTGGTTTCTTGACTAATAAAACGATAAGTAATAGCACCCAATACAGCACCTATGATTGGCGCAACCCAGAATAGCCATAGTTGTGCAATTGCCCAATCACCAACGAATAGTGCAACACCTGTACTGCGTGCAGGATTTACGGAAGTATTTGTAATAGGAATGCTAATAAGATGAATGAGGGTTAGACAAAGTCCAATGGCAATAGGTGCCATGCCGTGTGGCGCACGACTGTCTGTTGAACCCATAATTACGAAAAGAAATATCATGGTTAATACAATTTCTGTGATTAATGCGGATTGTAGCGAATATCCATTGGGTGAATGTTCACCGTAACCATTTGAAGCAAATCCTGCGGAAACATCAAAACCCGTTTTACCTGTCGCAATGAGATATAAAGCCCCCCCTGCAATCAGCCCACCCACTACTTGTGCAACGATGTAAGGTAGTAGTTGTTTGGTTGGGAAACGCCCACCTGCCCATAATCCGATGGATACAGCAGGATTGAGGTGACAACCTGAAATATGCCCAATAGCATAAGCCATTGTTAAAACAGTTAAACCAAAGGCTAGTGATACGCCAACAAAACCAATGCCTAGGGTTGGAAAGGCTGCTGCAAAAATTGCACTGCCACATCCACCAAAAACAAGCCAAAATGTTCCAATTAATTCAGCGATATATTTATTCATACGCTTTCCTTTCAATTAGTTATGGAATTATAATCAATTGTGTACAAATAATTTATGCCTATAAATATTAGGTGGTGTTAATTAGACAAAGACAAAAAAGGATTTCTCTCACCCTTTGGTAAACAGGGGCTAGGAGAAATCCTTATTTATTCGTATTGCCCATATTTTTTAAAGAGGCACAGATAAATTTGTACCGCTTAAATATTGTTGCTACTCGTCTGTTACACAACCTTCGGACGCATTTTTGACGTTTTTAATGTATTTGTATAATGTCCCACGCGAGGCATTGTAGGGCGGTTGTTGCCATGTAGCGCGACGTTTTGCGAGTTCTTCATCGCTGACATTCATATCTAATCGTTTATTTTCTGCATCAATGGTGATGATGTCGCCATCTTTTACCAGCGCGATAGGGCCGCCTTCTTGGGCTTCAGGGACGATGTGTCCAACAATAAAGCCGTGTGAACCACCCGAGAATCGACCATCAGTAAGCAGTGCTACGTCTTGTCCTAAGCCTGCGCCCATAATGGCTGAGGTGGGCGTTAGCATTTCGGGCATACCGGGGCCACCTTTAGGGCCTTCGTAGCGTATGATGACAACATCCCCTTTTTGGATTGCTTTTTGTTCTAGGGCAACGAGCATGTCTTCTTCACAGTCATAGACTTTTGCTGTGCCTGTGAATTTTAGACCTTCTTTTCCTGTGATTTTGGCGACAGAGCCACCGGGGGCAAGATTGCCCTTAAGAATTTGGATGTGTCCTGTTGCTTTAATGGGATTTTCTAGGGGACGAATAACTTGTTGTCCTGCACTTAATCCCGGTAAATCGGCTAAATTTTCTGCAACGGTTTTGCCTGTCACGGTTAGGCAATCGCCATCTAATAAGCCTTTTTCTAGCAGGTATTTCATAATAGCGGGTGTGCCACCGATATTATGTAGGTCTTCCATGACGTATAAACCGCTTGGTTTTAAATCGGCAATGAAGGGAATACGGTCGCTAACTGCTTGGAAATCATCAATTGTTAGGTTAACGTCGACGGAGCGGGCGATAGCGATTAGGTGGAGTACGGCATTGGTTGACCCGCCTAATGCCATAACCATGACCATTGCATTTTCAAAGGCTGCGCGGGTCATGATGTCGCGGGGTTTGATGTCTTTTTCTAGTAGGTTGCGAATGGCTGCACCTGCACGGAAACATTCATCCATTTTATAGGCTTCTGTTGCAGGGGTGGATGAGCTGTAGGGTAAGCTCATGCCTAGTGCTTCAATAGCAGATGCCATGGTGTTTGCCGTGTACATTCCGCCGCAGGCTCCCGCACCGGGACAGGCGTGACGCACGATGTCTTGTCGTTCTTCTTCAGTAATCTTGCCTGTGATATACGCGCCGTAGGATTGAAAAGCCGTTACAATATCAATGGTTTCGTGTTTTTTATTATATCCGGGGCGAATCGTCCCCCCGTAAACCATTAGGGATGGACGGTTTAAGCGTCCCATTGCGATTAAACATCCCGGCATATTTTTATCGCAACCCGGTAAAGATATGTTGGCATCGTACCATTGACCGCCCATAATGGTTTCAATAGAGTCTGCAATTAAATCACGGGATTGTAGGGAAAAACTCATTCCGCGTGTTCCCATAGAAATCCCATCACTGACACCAATTGTATTAAAGCGCATTCCCACCATGCCCGCCGCAGTAACACCTTCTTTGACTCTTTGCGCGAGGTCTAACAAGTGAATATTGCAAGGATTACCTTCGTACCAAACGCTGGCAATACCAATTTGTGCCTTGTTCATATCGGCTTCTTGCATACCTGTGCCATAAAGCATGGCTTGCGACGCGCCTTGTGATTTGGGTTGGGTGATTTTGGCACTATATTTGTTGATGGGGTTAGCCATTCATATCTCCTGATTTACGACTGTACACAATGAAAAAATCATGATGAAACCTTATTTCAAAACGTCAACATTCAGTTCGTTATTTTTAACAAGGTATTATTAATAATAATCTTTACGAGTAGTTAGTTACTTGCTTTTTTTTGATAGTCACCGTTTAGTGTCCCGCCCGCGCCACAAAATAAGTTATCAGCCCCCTCATTAACACTGGCTTTTCCTTTATGGAAAGTAACGGTAATAATGACATCATCTAAGGCATTCATTTTTAAAATATCCTCTTCTAATGTGCCTTGTCCGCCAAAATCACAAATCCAACGGGCGGTGCTGGGTTCAGCACCTGTAATGTGAACAGATAATTCTGTATCTGATAAGGCCTCAATCATCATTTCCATCGTTTTGCCGTAGGTATAAATACCGCTGACTTTTCCCGTCGCTGAATTGGCGTAATCTTGGTCGCCGTAGAAAGTCAGTGTTGCAATTCGCTGACGATACAGGGCAGCTAAACAATCGGCGTTTCTAATATCGCAATTATTTCCGCGCGTTTGCGCCCAATAACGTTGTGTTTCACGTAAATATTCGGTTTCTCTTTTAGAGGCACTTTTCAATAAGGTTTTGTATGTATCACCTAGCTGGCTATCTAGCGCGCTTAAATCTGCATCATTACAAATTGTTTGTTCTAACTCTGCCCGCGCTTTCTTACAATCAAAACTCGCCGCTTGCAAGCTCGTCGCAAACACGGTAAAACATAACAATATTATTTGTTTCAACATTTATAAATATCCTAAAAAGTGATAAATCTTGTGTCACATTAATCAATATCTTTTTTGCTGTGCTTTGACAGACACATTATAGTAATGGAATTTTGTCAAATATGATTAATTATCCACCAACAAAATTATTATTTACGCATAGATTACAAGTTCGTTGGTCGGATATGGATAAGTACGGACGGGTTAATCATGCGCTATATTTTACTTACATGGAACAAGCTGAAACAGCATGGTTAGAGAGTCTAGGCATTAATTTATCCGCGAAAGAAAGTCCTGTAACGGCTAAAGCAAATTGTGCCTATCACTTGCCTATTTTCGCGCCGATGACACTTATCATTCAAATTTATGCAGGGCAAATAGGGCGTAGTAGTTTGTCGTTATTCCATACAATTTATGCTGAACAAGAAAAAGAATTGATTTATGCACAAGGACATACTGTTATTGTGTGGGTTAATCACCAAATAGGTAAATCCATTCCTTTACCCGAAAAAATTCGTCAATTTGTTGAGTTACGCCATGATTAAAATATCTTTTCTCGGAACAACCAGTTTTTTAGTATTATGTCCTCTCTTTATTGGTTTGGGTATTTGGCAGTTAGACTATGCCCAACAAAAACAGCAAGAAAAAAAGGATTATCAAGAATATAGTCGTAGCCCCGCACTTCTTATCAATGATGCCGAACAGATTAAGATATTAAAACAAGGACAGCGCGTAAAAATAAAAGGACAATATCTTAATGAATTACATGTGTTACTAGATGAGCAGTATCTGCAAGGACAAGCAGGATATGTGGTATTTAGCCCTTTTCAAATTGAAAACAGTAACAGTATTATTTGGGTTAATCGTGGATGGTTAGCAATAGATGTTAATCAAATAATTCCTTCTCTGACGGCTGAGACGACACCGCAAACGTTAATGGGCGTATTAACACAACCGCCCGCGCCAACGCAACAACTCACAAATAACACAAGCAAACAATACAGTACGCAATTATTGCAAGTGCAAGCGTTAGATTATCAGCAACTCAGCCAAACTCTGCAACGAGCAACCCCCCCCTATGTCTTACTGCTATTAACGCCTCAAGAAGAACGTTTTCAACGTTTTCCTGATAGTTATGATACTACGCCCAATAAATATTATGCTTATGCTTATCAATGGTTTGCTTTCGCATTTGCATTGTCTTTTTTGTACATTTTATTTGGGATTACCCACCGCGTAACGGCAAGAAAAACCAATCAGTAATATAAAAAAGGGTTGTCTGAGACAGAATTCACAGGATTTTCAGAATTAAAAAATTAATGCCGTTAGACAGTAGCCATCCTTTTAAATCCTGATGTCGACAATGCTATTGTTAATCTTTTCCATAAAACGCGATGAAATGGGGTTAAAATGAGTCTAGCCATTTTTAGCGTGTAAGGTGTAGCCATTTTATGTCGCTTCGCTCACTTTATATAACAACAACACCTTGCGACTAAGCGACTAACAATAAGTAAAAATATGAGCACAGAAACCTATTTAACAGATATTGCTTTTGATTCTCTGGCTTTATCTCCTGCCTTACTACAGGGCTTAGCCGATGCAGGCTTTAAGCATTGTACCCCCATCCAAGCCAGCACCTTACCACTCGCCCTTTCAGGACAAGATGTTGCAGGACAGGCGCAAACAGGAACAGGAAAGACAATTGCATTTTTATTAGCGGTCTTAGCGCATTTGTTAAAAAATCCACCCAGCGAAAGACGACAAGCGAATCAACCGCGTGCATTAATTCTTGCGCCAACACGTGAATTAGCGATTCAAATCGCAAAGGATTGTACCTTGTTAAGTGAACATCTTACGCTAAAATCCTTAGCTGTTTATGGCGGAGAAGGTTATCATCAACAACGTAATCAATTGGTTACTGGTATTGATGTATTGATTGGCACACCGGGGCGTATTATTGACTATTACAAACAACATGTTTTTAATTTAAAAGCGGTGCAGGCTGTTGTGTTAGACGAAGCCGACCGTATGTTTGACTTAGGATTTATCAAAGATTTACGTTTTTTACTTCGGCAACTTCCCAAACCCAGCACCCGCTTAAACTTAATGTTTTCTGCAACACTTTCATGGCGTGTTCAAGAACTTGCGTATGAAAGTTTAAATAATCCGCAGTTTGTTAAAATAGACAGTGAAGCAGTGATTGCGGATAAAATGATAGAGCATTTGTATCATGTTGGTTCTGAAGAAAAATTATCGTTGTTACTGGGTATTTTAAAGCGTGAACAATTACCGCCACAACAGAGCGAAATACCAACGGTTTTTCGTATTTTGATTTTTATCAATACGAAACGCACGGCTGAGAAAATTTGCCAAACGTTAGGAAATGAGGGCTATGCTGTCGCATTGATGTCGGGCGATGTTGTGCAAAAACGACGTATGCAGTTATTACAACAATTTGCGCTAGGAAAAATTGCAATTATGGTTGCAACCGATGTCGCGGCACGTGGATTACATATTCCCGCTGTTACACATGTTATTAACTATGATTTACCGCAAGATGCGGAGGATTATGTGCATCGGATTGGACGCACCGCACGCGCAGGCGCATCAGGGCAAGCGATTAGTTTTGGATGTGAAGAGTATGTTTATTCACTCAGTGATATTGAGGAATATATTGGGCATAAAATTCCCGTTTTGCCTGTGGAAGATAATTTATTAATTAAACCCGCACCATTGCCAAAATTCGCAACGCCTACCCCCCAAAAACAACAACGCCGACCTGCTCCCCCAAAAAAATCGTTACCGCCAGCAACAACATCCACATCAACAATGCCTACAGCAGACGGTAGCGATAAGCCAAAAAAACGCAATCGCTTATTTCGTAACCCTAAAAAAGCAGTAACACCTACTTCAACCACAGGCTAATGTAGGGAGATGCAGATGCAACATTATCAGAACATCTTGTTTGCAACAGATTTAAATACCGACACAGTTATTGCGGCTCGACGTGCTGTTGAGCTTGCACATTTGTTTCATGCAAAACTCAGTTTAGCGCATGTTGTCGTAGGCTTAGACATAGGAGCGGATGTAAACCTTGCACCGCAAATTTTGACGGAAGCCGATTTATTATGCGTACAAGATGCCCATAAACGCTTGGAAATGTTAGCACAACAACTTGATATGTCAGTCATTATAGAAAAATGGCTGCTCAACTCTGGACATGTTGCCCTGCAAATACACCGTTTAGCGGTAGAACAACAAATTGATTTAATTATTGTTGCAAGTCATGGTAAACATGGTTTTTTTAAGTTAGTAGGTTCTGATACAACAGATATTTTAGAAGAAGCTAATTGTGATGTGTTAGTAGTAAGGATTTAATAATAGAAGTGAATTTATTTTTAGCGATAATTCACAAGGTTATTAATTGGTAAGAAAAAATAAATCAGAGGAGTCCATCATGATGCTGATGCGAGCAACACAGGCTTGTTTACTTATTATTGACGTGCAAGAGCGATTAATTCATGCAACGGTAGAATCGGAACAGGTGATAACTACTTGTCAAACTTTAATAAAAGTTGCAAATCGCTTACAAGTTCCCGTTTTAATGTCCGAGCAATATCCCAAAGGGTTGGGGGTTACTGTTACAGCATTACGTGAGTTAGTCCCTGTTAATAATGTAATGGAAAAAGTCCATTTTAGTTGTACAGAATCTGAAAATTGTCGCCAACATATTCAATCAACGCATAAACAACAATTTGTTTTAGGGGGTATCGAATCACATGTCTGTGTGCAACAAACCGCGTTAGGCTTGATTGATATGGGATACGATGTTTTTTTAGTTGAGGAAGCGGTTTCTTCTCGTAAGATGAATGATAAAACCCTTGCTTTGGCAAGAATGCGAGAAGCGGGTGTCAGTATTGTTAGTCAAGAAATGGTAATGTTTGAATGGTTACAGCGTGCAAGTACACCTGAATTTAAAGAAATTAGTCAACAATTTATTAAAAAATAATGTTGTCTGGATACCATCATTATCAACGGTGGTATCCGTTATAAACGCCATGTTGGTATTAACTTTTCTCCGTGACCGAGCGTAGCGCACCTGCTTTTTGAGGAGGTTGTAGAGATTGCGCTATTTCCGCCAGTCTTTTTTGCATCCTACAGCGTAAATAAAGAACTTATGGGATAATTGCCCGATTAAACCTGTTGATGGATGCTTAAACAATGACAACTGCTCTATTTGAATCTCACTTAACGCAACTGCCCTTATTACATCGGGGAAAAGTGCGCGATATTTATGGCGTTGATGACCAACACTTGCTAATTGTTGCAAGCGACCGTTTATCTGCTTTTGATGTTATTCTCCCAACCCCGATTCCTGAAAAAGGCAAAATCCTGACAACCCTCTCTAATTTTTGGTTTGCCATGATGCGTGCGGTTATCCCTAATCATTTAACCGATATTTCTTTAGAACAAGTGCTAACCAATCCCGCAGAACGGGCGCAGGTAGAAGGGCGGGCAATTGTAACCCGCAAGTTAACACCTTTGCCTGTAGAAGCAATTGTGCGTGGTTATGTAGCAGGGTCTGGCTGGAAAGATTATCAAAAAACAGGCGCAATTTGCGGGATTCGCTTACCCGATGGTTTACCCCAAGCCGCCCGCCTTGCCGAGCCGATTTTTACACCGTCAAGTAAAGCGGCTGTTGGTCAACATGATGAAAATATTAGCCTTGATGCAGTAAACCAGCTTATTGGTAAAGACTTAGCCGCGCAAGTACAAGCGGCAAGTATTGCGATTTATTGCAAAGCCCGTGATTACGCATTGACCAAAGGCATCATCATTGCCGATACTAAATTTGAGTTTGGTGTGGATGCAGCAGGCAATTTAGTCTTGATTGACGAAATTTTAACGCCTGATTCTTCGCGTTTTTGGTTAGCTGATGAATATCAAACGGGCATCAGCCCCCCCAGTTTTGATAAGCAATTCGTCCGCGATTATTTAGAAACCTTGGACTGGAATAAGCAACCCCCCGCCCCCGTATTGCCTGAAGCCGTGTTGGCTAAAACCGCTGAAAAATATCGTGAAGCACAACAACGGTTAATGGGGTAAAGTCGCCCGTCTTTACCAACAGTTACGTCACTTTAAAACTATCTAAATCAGACTATTAACAGCATTGTTTTTGTCTTTAATCATGCTGTGAATTCTGATTTAGACAGAAAACATTAGCTATTTTTATCAAACTAAAAATAATCATAAATAAAAATATATCAATATAATTATAATTATTCATTTTTATTCATGATTAATCTCATTTAGTCTATACCCCGTAATACACACAAGGGAGGACATTAATAATGACAACAGATATGAATACGGTAATTAACCCCAAAGACCGCTACAAGGCGGGGGTCATGCCTTACGCGCAAATGGGTTATTGGCAACCTGATTATGAACCTAAAGCAACAGATATCATTGCTTTATTTCGGATTACCCCACAAGAAGGTGTGGATGCAATTGAGGCAGCGGCAGCCGTCGCAGGTGAATCTTCCACTGCAACATGGACGGTGGTGTGGACAGACCGTTTAACCGCCTGCGATATGTATCGTGCTAAAGCCTACCGTGTTGACCCCGTGCCAAATACACCCGGTCAATATTTCGCTTATATCGCTTATGATTTAGATTTGTTTGAAGATGGTTCAATTTCCAACTTATCCGCCTCAATTATTGGCAATGTCTTCGGTTTTAAACCATTAAAAGCGTTACGTTTGGAAGACATGCGCCTACCCCCCGCTTATATCAAAACGTTCCAAGGTCCACCAACAGGTATCGTTGTAGAACGGGAACGATTAGATAAATTCGGTCGTCCTTTACTTGGCGCGACAGTAAAACCGAAATTGGGTTTGTCTGGTAAAAACTACGGTCGGGTTATTTATGAAGCCTTAAAAGGGGGATTAGATTTCGTTAAAGATGACGAAAACATTAATTCTCAAGCCTTTATGCACTGGCGGGAACGCTTTTTATTTGCGATGGAAGCCGTTAACCGCGCCTCTGCTGCAACAGGTGAGGTAAAAGGGCATTATCTCAATATCACCGCCGCTACGATGGAAGATATGTATGAACGCGCCGAGTTTGCGAAGGAACTGGGTAGCGTTGTCGTAATGATTGACTTGGTTATCGGTTATACCGCGATTCAATCAATGGCAAAATGGGCGCGGAAAAATGACATGTTGGTGCATTTACACCGTGCAGGACACTCCACCTATACACGCCAGAAAAATCATGGGGTTAGCTTCCGTGTGATTTCTAAGTGGATGCGTCTAGCGGGGGTTGACCATATTCATGCGGGAACAGTTGTCGGTAAGTTAGAAGGTGACCCCAATACAGTAAAAGGATTTTACGATATTTTACGCGACCCTGTTGTTCCCGTGTGTTTAGAAAATGGGGTGTTTTTTGAACAAGATTGGGCATCCTTACGCAGTGTCATGCCTGTTGCTTCGGGTGGGATTCATGCAGGACAAATGCACCAATTATTAAAACTGTTTGGTGACGATGTTATTCTGCAATTTGGGGGTGGGACAATTGGACACCCTATGGGAATTCAAGCAGGTGCAACCGCAAACCGTGTAGCGTTAGAAGCAATGGTATTAGCACGGAACGAAGGACGTGATATTGAAAACGAAGGCGGGGAAATTTTGGAGCAAGCCGCGAAATGGTGTAGCCCTTTACGCGCCGCTTTAGAAACGTGGAAAGATGTGACGTTTAATTACGAATCCACGGATACAGCCGATTTTGCTCCTACTCCAACCGCTAGTTATTAAGAGGAATACCAATTATGCGCGTCACCCAAGGTACTTTTTCTTTTTTACCTGATTTAACCGATGAGCAAATTCGCGCCCAAGTCGAATATTGTTTGCAAAACAACTGGGCAATTGGGGTCGAGTTTACGGATGACCCACACCCACGCAATAGTTACTGGGATATGTGGCAAATGCCCATGTTTGATTTAAAAGATGCTGCTGCAATTCTGTATGAAATCAATGCGTGTCGTAAAGCCTACCCGAATCATTATATTAAAGTGAATGCCTTTGATTCTAGCCGTTGGCGGGAATCGTTAGCGATGTCTTTTATTGTCAACCGCCCCGCAGAAGAACCGGGGTTTGGTTTGGTACGTCAAGAATGTGAGGGGCGGACAATTCGTTACACAATCCACAGTTACGCAACTGACAAACCTGAAGGCAGCCGCTACAAATAAGCTTTTGTAAACCACTCCTAATAAACCTTAGCACGCCAATGGCGTGCTTTTTTTATGTGTAGTTTAAACAAGAAGATGCCTATCCATCTTGCCAAATAACGAGCTTTTGTCCTTGTTTCAACTTGCCTTTTTTCAACTTATTCCATTGGTTTATATCTGCAACACTGACACTATAACGACGCGCAATGGTTGTTGGGCTATCACCCGCTTTCACAGTGTAGGTAATTCTTTGTCGTAGATTGCTTGTTGCTTTCCCTTTTGCTGTTGTCGCATGTGTCGTTGATTTAGCAATGAGTGTTTCTAATGGCGTTACTGCTTTTTCTATAGGAACACGGAGTTTTTGCCCTGCACGTAAACGCGGTTTACTTGATAATTGGTTGAGCTGACGTAGTGTGTCAGCGGTGGTGTCATAACGCTGGGCAATTTTGCCTAGCGATTCTCCCCTTTTAACTTGATGAATTTGTACTGGTTTATCAAGTAGCTGAGGATTTAATGTTAGTGCCGATGCGGTAAACTCATGCGTGACTAATGACTGGTTTTCTGCTAATTGAGATAGATTTTCTTTAAAAACAGAAGCCTTGCCGACGGGTAATGTTAAATAATGTGGTCCATCTGGCGCAGTCACTGCATTACTATAGGCAGGATTGAGACGTTTTAGGGTAGATGTAGATAGCCCGACGAGCTGTGCTGCTGTGGAAATATCTATTTGTTGCCCTACGTCAATTTGTTCAAAATAGGTTTTATTTGGAATAGCGTAGAGTTTTACCCCATATTTTTCAGGCGTAGCAACAATACGTGCAAT contains:
- a CDS encoding ribulose bisphosphate carboxylase small subunit, encoding MRVTQGTFSFLPDLTDEQIRAQVEYCLQNNWAIGVEFTDDPHPRNSYWDMWQMPMFDLKDAAAILYEINACRKAYPNHYIKVNAFDSSRWRESLAMSFIVNRPAEEPGFGLVRQECEGRTIRYTIHSYATDKPEGSRYK